The following proteins are co-located in the Halococcus saccharolyticus DSM 5350 genome:
- a CDS encoding helix-turn-helix transcriptional regulator gives MTERCDAIECLCNSPQRLRILDVLDDAQMDVRDLMERLNSPRSTVQRNLSVLEERGWIEDTCSGYTTTTVGSLLREEFVSASEAADTIKRLAPFLEAVNTPPKIDISQLSDALVITPDSGQPMSLINRLFNSFGGTDRVRGFLPVVSSLSIELSCRVDTDDGSVPEYEYVLSSDAFDTLRQQYGSDSADVAEIDPPTHVDIWVYEGSLSYGLFVSDEQLALVGYNEVGRIQAVVESTSATAIKWGEGVYEAYRDQSIQPHETDTSLGAPDTEPAN, from the coding sequence ATGACCGAACGTTGTGATGCAATTGAATGCCTCTGCAACTCACCGCAACGGCTTCGTATACTCGATGTCCTCGATGACGCACAGATGGATGTTCGTGATTTGATGGAGAGATTGAATAGCCCACGTTCCACCGTCCAGCGTAACCTCTCTGTACTGGAAGAACGGGGTTGGATCGAAGATACTTGTTCTGGATACACGACAACCACGGTCGGAAGTCTTCTTCGTGAGGAATTCGTGTCGGCGAGTGAGGCCGCCGATACGATCAAGCGTCTGGCACCGTTTCTCGAAGCAGTAAACACGCCTCCGAAGATCGATATCAGTCAATTATCTGACGCGCTCGTGATAACTCCTGATTCGGGTCAGCCGATGTCCCTGATAAATCGGTTGTTCAACAGCTTTGGAGGAACTGATCGTGTCCGAGGATTCCTGCCAGTCGTCTCCTCGTTATCGATCGAACTCTCTTGTCGCGTGGATACGGACGATGGAAGTGTTCCTGAGTACGAATACGTTCTCTCATCGGATGCATTTGATACACTCCGCCAGCAGTATGGCAGCGATAGCGCTGATGTGGCTGAGATAGATCCACCTACTCATGTCGATATTTGGGTGTACGAAGGGAGTTTGTCCTATGGACTATTCGTTTCGGACGAGCAACTCGCGCTTGTGGGCTACAATGAAGTCGGTCGAATACAAGCGGTGGTCGAATCAACCAGTGCGACGGCCATCAAGTGGGGTGAGGGAGTGTATGAGGCCTACAGAGATCAATCGATACAGCCGCACGAGACGGACACTTCGCTCGGAGCACCCGATACTGAACCAGCAAATTAG